In Stegostoma tigrinum isolate sSteTig4 chromosome 33, sSteTig4.hap1, whole genome shotgun sequence, one genomic interval encodes:
- the LOC125467317 gene encoding cortexin domain-containing 1 protein, with product MENATPEPMYVDVDKGLTLACFVLLCLFLIMMIIRCAKVIMDPYSAIPTSTWEEQHLDD from the coding sequence ATGGAGAATGCCACACCTGAACCAATGTACGTTGATGTGGACAAAGGTTTGACATTGGCCTGCTTTGTTCTCCTGTGCCTCTTCCTGATTATGATGATTATCCGCTGTGCCAAAGTGATCATGGACCCATACAGTGCCATCCCCACATCAACCTGGGAGGAGCAGCATCTGGATGACTGA